The DNA window CCCGCTTGCCTTTCATATCGGCAAGCGAACGAATCGGATCCTTGGTGAAAATATGCAGCGGGTCCCAGGCGCCGGCACTGATCCACTCCACACCTTCGACCTCGCCATATGCTTCAGCCCAGATTTCATCCAGTCCGTAATACTTGAACAGCACCGGCAAGTCCAGACTGTAACGGGTGGAAAACGGGAAATACCCGCCAAACACACTGATATCAACCGGAGATGCCATGGTGGCATCGTCACTTTGTACGGCATCCAGCGCGCCTGACTGCATGGCTCGAAACAACTCGTCGGTTGGTACCAACTGATCGGCATAATACAGTTCGATTTCCATCTGGCCGTGTGCGACCTTGTTGAATGCCTCGATCTGGGGTAATACCACATGTGCGCCGAGTGGGGCACCGGAATACGATTGCAGTCGCCACTTGATTGGATTACTCTGCGAGAATGCATATGGTGCGGTTCCTGCGGCCAGAATACCTGCGGTTCCCGCGCCGACCTTTTTTACAAAATCCCTGCGATCATTATTTGCCGGACTAATGATTTCTTTATTATCTGTCATTATCCTACCTCTTTATAAATTGACAGTGATTCGCCGTACTAACCGGAGAATCACCTGGTATATATCTGGCCCGGCAACCACAGAGCGATCTGAGGGAAAACCATGACCAAAGTCAATGCAACGATCATGACCAGCACGAAAGGCGAAATGGAACGATAGATATCTGCCAACGTAATTTCGGGCGGTGCCATGGCGCGCATCAAAAAAAGATTATAGCCAAATGGCGGCGTCATGTAGGCGATCTGACAGGTGATCGTATACAGCACGCCATACCATACAGGATCAAATCCCAGAATTTTCACCAACGGAACATAGAGTGGCGCGACGATAACGAGCATCGCCGTATCGTCCAGGAACATGCCCATGAACAGATAGGACAGTTGCATCATGATCAGCACTTCCCAAGGTGTCAGATTCCAGTTCGTGATGAAAAGGCTCTCGATGGCTCGAGCCGCGCCTATACCATCAAAAACAGCTCCGAAGCACAGCGCGGCCAAAATGATCCACATGAACATGCACGAAATGCCCAAGGTCTTGCGGATTGTCTCCTCCATGACCTTGCGGTTGAGACGGCGCTTGACCAACGCCGCCAGAGTTGCGGCTGTGGCTCCTACAGCAGAACTCTCCACCAGACTGGTGATACCCATCACAAAGAGTCCCGTCATAAAGAAAAAGCAGTCGCAGTTTTTCCGACATGGGCATTTGCCTTTCCTCGTCGCTGACTGTCGGACCCAGATGAGGCTGCAGGCGGCATCGAATGACGATGTAGATGATGAAAAGGGCAGCCATCATCAGCCCAGGCAAAGCCCCGGCCAGCCACAGCTTACCCACCGATTCCCGGGCAATCATGCCGTAGAGCACAAGTACCACGCTCGGCGGTACAAGAATCCCAAGTGAACTTCCGGCTTGCACCACTCCTGTTATCATGACCTTGTCGTAGCCTCGCCGCAGCATCTCAGGCAAGGCAATGGTGGCGCCGATAGCCATCCCCGGCTGAAATCACCACCATGAGGCCAATCGTACCGACCGCAAGCCCGCCTTTTAGTCCACCAAACCAGACATGGAACATTTGATAAAGATCGTCGGCAATACCCGATTCCGACAGAATGTACCCCATGTAGATGAAAAGCGGCAGGGTCAGCAACGGATACCATTTGAACAACTTGAATGCCGCCGTGAACGGCATTTCCACGCCTCCCTCTCCCCACAGCAGCAACGCCGCCACCGTGGAAACAATTCCGATCGCGGCAAATACCCGCTGACCGGTCAGCAACATCAGCAACATGGATGCAAACATGATGATGGCGATGGCTTCGTAACTCATGCCAACTCCACCCCCCGCGCCTTTGCCAGATCCTTAAAGAATGTGGAGATGGCCTGCAGCAGCATCAGAAGGATCCCTAGCACCATGATTACCTTTATTGGAATCACCGACGGGTTCCACATCGAAAAGAGTCTTTGATTGGTTTCAATCGCGTAGATTGTGCTGGAAATGGAACCGAACAAAAGCACGAACAGGTAAACAACCAGGAAAATCGCGGTGAAACTGTCCATTCGTGCT is part of the Candidatus Poribacteria bacterium genome and encodes:
- the dctP gene encoding TRAP transporter substrate-binding protein DctP, which translates into the protein MTDNKEIISPANNDRRDFVKKVGAGTAGILAAGTAPYAFSQSNPIKWRLQSYSGAPLGAHVVLPQIEAFNKVAHGQMEIELYYADQLVPTDELFRAMQSGALDAVQSDDATMASPVDISVFGGYFPFSTRYSLDLPVLFKYYGLDEIWAEAYGEVEGVEWISAGAWDPLHIFTKDPIRSLADMKGKRVFGVPTAGRFLSRYGLVPVTLPWDDIEVAIGTGELDGVAWCGFTEAYEVGWADVCNYALLNNVTGAWCGSYFANTKSWNALPANLQELFRMSCNDSHYYRQVWYWGGEAQLRVEGEKMELTTIPADEWDQVVEDSKEFWEDLASISPRTRKVVDAFSRYSEVMEKVGVPYRYS